A stretch of the Mycobacterium shigaense genome encodes the following:
- a CDS encoding acyl-CoA dehydrogenase family protein, protein MTVLDSPEKALFASTTQSFLQKEAPLRRVRELHAAGVSFEPAWWRRAAELGWTALLVPEELGGGSVSGSGVSDLAMVAEQLGKTVAPGPLYPVSAVLAALADSVDAQAHAGVIESLIAGETVASWAVYEPGTGWAPLNPAVTASRTDTGYRIDGSKDRVEAGADSGLFLVVARCGDEIRQLLVQADAPGVRVTPQKSVDLVKQYARVHFDGVVVEPSAVVGSAAQTPALIDRQSQIAQVLQCAEVVGILQTVFDFTARWAMDRHTFGRPLASYQALKHGFADMKLWLEACRATTAAAVAAVAERSGTAGLSASIAKSYVGEMAGRLVQACVQMHGGIGVTWEHDLHLYLRRVTLYRSMFGTPEEHNLRVYEAERTARSAR, encoded by the coding sequence ATGACCGTCCTCGACTCCCCCGAAAAGGCGCTCTTCGCCTCGACGACGCAGTCGTTCCTGCAGAAGGAAGCCCCGCTGCGCCGCGTCCGCGAACTGCATGCCGCGGGCGTGTCCTTCGAACCCGCGTGGTGGCGGCGGGCCGCTGAACTCGGATGGACGGCGCTGCTGGTTCCCGAGGAGCTGGGCGGCGGCAGTGTGTCGGGCAGCGGCGTCTCGGATCTGGCGATGGTTGCCGAGCAGCTGGGTAAGACCGTGGCGCCCGGGCCGCTGTACCCGGTTAGCGCGGTGCTGGCCGCGCTCGCCGACAGCGTCGACGCCCAGGCACATGCGGGCGTCATCGAGTCACTGATCGCGGGTGAAACCGTGGCGTCCTGGGCGGTCTACGAGCCCGGCACGGGCTGGGCGCCGCTGAATCCGGCGGTCACCGCCAGCCGGACCGACACCGGCTATCGGATCGACGGCAGCAAGGATCGTGTCGAGGCCGGCGCCGACAGCGGGCTGTTCCTGGTGGTAGCGCGCTGCGGTGACGAGATTCGGCAACTGCTGGTGCAGGCGGACGCGCCGGGTGTCCGAGTGACGCCGCAAAAGTCGGTGGACCTGGTCAAGCAATATGCGCGGGTGCACTTTGACGGCGTGGTCGTCGAGCCGTCCGCGGTGGTCGGCAGCGCGGCGCAAACCCCCGCACTGATCGACCGGCAGAGCCAGATCGCCCAGGTCCTGCAGTGCGCCGAGGTGGTCGGCATCCTGCAAACGGTGTTCGACTTCACCGCCCGATGGGCGATGGACCGGCACACGTTCGGCCGCCCCCTCGCGTCGTATCAGGCGCTCAAGCACGGCTTCGCCGACATGAAGCTCTGGCTGGAAGCCTGCCGCGCCACCACGGCTGCGGCGGTCGCGGCCGTCGCCGAGCGCTCGGGCACGGCGGGCCTGTCGGCGAGCATCGCGAAGTCCTACGTCGGCGAGATGGCCGGCCGGCTGGTGCAGGCATGCGTTCAGATGCACGGCGGCATCGGCGTCACGTGGGAGCACGACCTCCATTTGTATCTGAGGCGGGTTACGTTGTACCGATCCATGTTTGGCACGCCGGAGGAACACAACCTGCGGGTGTACGAGGCGGAGCGAACGGCCCGCTCGGCGCGATGA
- a CDS encoding PPE family protein, which translates to MDFGLLPPEVNSARIYAGPGSAPLLAAAAGWDAVAAQLESAATGSSSEISGLTSRWFGPSSMRMAAAAARHLAWLQSTAAQAAQTAAQAYSAAAAYDAAFAMTVPPPVIAANRALLMSLIATNFFGQNTHAIAATEAQYMAMWVQDAATMYTYAVDSAAASTLQPFDEPQQTTNESGQTDQANAVARATAQNGSGRAQSVIQQLSSNTQQLTSAPDGADPPLPSGSSANVAPGGATIQNDVTVTVANGAVVDITTPQTGPEILADTNLTYVAGGTTYTIPQGQIVLLGEVGGVGTPGQITSGTFTVVAQVPGDVLTIPSGSITGATGGAMVTENAAGLVTAINSGSITAGPAVAPVAPASSSGAVAAAPAAAAPGLAGTAGIQPQLDAPALLEWAQGLSGADVAAADLAGAVS; encoded by the coding sequence ATGGATTTTGGGTTGCTGCCGCCTGAAGTCAACTCGGCGCGAATCTACGCGGGGCCGGGATCGGCACCTCTGCTGGCGGCCGCAGCCGGCTGGGACGCCGTCGCGGCCCAGCTGGAGTCCGCCGCCACCGGCAGCTCCTCGGAAATCTCAGGGCTGACCAGTCGGTGGTTCGGCCCCTCCTCCATGCGAATGGCGGCCGCAGCCGCCCGCCACCTGGCGTGGCTACAAAGCACCGCGGCCCAAGCCGCCCAAACCGCCGCCCAGGCCTACTCCGCCGCGGCCGCCTACGACGCGGCGTTCGCGATGACGGTGCCCCCACCGGTGATCGCGGCCAACCGAGCGCTACTGATGTCATTGATCGCGACCAATTTCTTTGGCCAGAACACCCACGCGATCGCCGCCACCGAGGCCCAGTACATGGCGATGTGGGTGCAAGACGCCGCCACCATGTACACCTATGCCGTCGACTCCGCTGCCGCGAGCACGCTGCAACCTTTCGATGAGCCCCAACAGACGACCAATGAGTCTGGGCAAACGGACCAAGCCAACGCCGTCGCCCGCGCCACCGCCCAAAACGGCAGCGGCCGTGCGCAATCGGTGATTCAACAACTCAGCTCGAACACCCAGCAGCTGACCTCAGCCCCTGACGGCGCCGACCCGCCGCTACCTTCCGGTAGCAGCGCCAACGTCGCACCCGGCGGCGCCACTATCCAGAATGACGTGACCGTCACCGTCGCCAACGGTGCCGTCGTCGACATCACAACGCCCCAGACCGGGCCGGAAATCCTGGCTGACACCAACCTCACCTACGTGGCCGGCGGCACGACCTACACCATCCCTCAAGGCCAAATAGTGTTGTTGGGCGAAGTTGGCGGTGTCGGCACTCCCGGCCAAATAACCAGCGGCACCTTCACGGTTGTGGCGCAGGTCCCGGGAGACGTCCTCACCATTCCCAGCGGCTCCATCACCGGTGCCACCGGCGGCGCTATGGTCACCGAAAACGCGGCCGGACTTGTGACCGCCATTAACAGCGGCTCCATCACTGCTGGCCCGGCCGTCGCCCCAGTTGCCCCCGCCTCCTCGTCGGGCGCGGTTGCCGCAGCACCGGCAGCGGCCGCACCGGGCCTGGCGGGGACTGCGGGAATTCAACCCCAGCTCGACGCGCCAGCGCTACTGGAATGGGCTCAGGGCCTGTCCGGCGCAGACGTCGCCGCGGCCGACCTGGCGGGAGCGGTGAGCTAA
- a CDS encoding TetR/AcrR family transcriptional regulator, translating to MLLGMSPVKPHRTRPTRGEVRDRILDAASKVFAAEGFAGATIDAIGQAAGFTKGAVYSNFESKDELFLALVDREFELRGEQIAIALDSSGGDTAAAAREVSRSVLDSVRDHSDYYVLLVEYWLRAQRDPQLRERLIGRRRAAADQALHIVESTDTVPSDRRLADIAQLVVTLNLGVAMEEVLRPGSINPDLLAQLITALLESISVSGD from the coding sequence ATGCTGCTGGGCATGTCGCCGGTGAAACCCCATCGCACCCGCCCCACCCGGGGCGAGGTTCGCGACCGGATTTTGGATGCGGCCTCGAAGGTATTCGCTGCCGAGGGGTTTGCCGGCGCCACCATCGACGCCATCGGTCAGGCCGCCGGCTTTACCAAGGGCGCCGTCTACTCGAACTTCGAGTCGAAGGACGAATTGTTCCTGGCGTTGGTCGACCGCGAGTTCGAGCTTCGCGGCGAGCAGATCGCGATCGCGCTGGACAGCAGTGGCGGCGACACGGCCGCGGCCGCACGCGAGGTGAGTCGCTCGGTGCTCGACTCGGTTCGCGATCATTCCGACTACTACGTGCTGCTCGTCGAGTACTGGCTGCGGGCCCAGCGTGATCCGCAGCTGCGCGAGCGGTTGATCGGGCGCCGCCGCGCGGCCGCCGACCAGGCGCTGCACATCGTCGAATCGACCGACACCGTGCCGTCGGATCGGCGGCTTGCCGACATTGCCCAGCTCGTCGTCACGCTCAACCTGGGCGTCGCGATGGAAGAGGTGCTGCGCCCCGGAAGCATCAACCCCGACCTGCTCGCGCAACTGATCACCGCACTGCTGGAATCGATTTCGGTCTCGGGCGATTAG
- a CDS encoding YhgE/Pip domain-containing protein encodes MLAGLAFGSEIKRFGRSRLTRVAIVVLMLLPLVYGALYLWAYWDPFGHTNKMPVALVNSDRGAVVSGEQFNAGDEIANSLTADGGLDWHVVDSAEARNGVDHGKYYFMVELPPDFSAAIASPVTGQPKKANLIAVYNDANNYISTSIGRSAISQVLNAVSSRISGQAVNHLLSVVISSGAGIKQAADGAARLDDGAGQLVSGLDTARSGSARLAAGAQQLSDGINQATDPLLAVTGALSRIGGNTQQLQQGAAALQQANDQIGAIATAQDGAADSLSPVIDQLAARGDPLANNLRGVQDQLRGHQFTPQIRQHLTDAQNAAIAMTSALRTPGSPLGSALDQVGNKGQELTNKLTQLRNGAQQLASGNAELASGIAKLDDGAHQLKQGSGELATKLADGAKQLPNWTTQQKDAVADTIGGPVQLKASHENAAPNFGTGMAPFFLTLALFFGALVLWMVLRPLQSRAIAAEVLEIRVVLASYLPAAAIALFQAIILYSVVRFALGVHAVHPVAMLGFMILISAAFVAATQAINALVGPAVGRVLIMALLMLQLVSAGGLYPVETTSRPFQILHRFDPMTYGVNGLRQLILGGIDARLWQAVIVLVAITAVALAISSLSARRDRVWNLSRLIPAIKM; translated from the coding sequence ATGTTGGCTGGACTCGCATTCGGCTCGGAGATCAAACGGTTCGGTCGCAGCCGATTGACGCGCGTGGCGATCGTCGTGCTGATGCTGCTGCCGCTGGTGTACGGGGCGCTGTATCTGTGGGCGTATTGGGATCCCTTTGGCCACACCAACAAGATGCCGGTGGCGCTGGTCAATTCCGACCGCGGCGCCGTCGTTTCCGGGGAGCAATTCAACGCCGGTGACGAGATCGCCAACAGCCTCACCGCGGACGGCGGCTTGGACTGGCACGTCGTGGACTCGGCGGAGGCACGAAACGGAGTCGACCACGGCAAGTACTACTTCATGGTCGAGTTGCCGCCGGACTTCAGTGCGGCGATCGCGTCACCGGTGACCGGGCAGCCGAAGAAGGCCAACCTGATTGCCGTCTACAACGACGCCAACAACTATATTTCCACGAGCATCGGTCGCAGTGCCATCAGCCAGGTGCTCAACGCCGTGTCCAGCCGGATCTCCGGGCAGGCGGTCAATCACCTACTGTCGGTGGTGATCTCGTCAGGCGCGGGGATCAAGCAGGCCGCCGACGGCGCCGCTCGACTCGATGACGGCGCCGGCCAGCTGGTGTCCGGCCTCGACACGGCTCGATCCGGCTCGGCGCGGCTTGCTGCCGGCGCCCAGCAACTATCGGACGGAATCAACCAGGCCACCGACCCGCTGCTCGCGGTAACCGGGGCGCTGTCGCGGATCGGTGGGAACACCCAGCAGCTGCAACAGGGCGCGGCCGCGCTGCAGCAGGCCAACGACCAGATCGGCGCCATCGCCACGGCACAGGACGGCGCCGCGGACTCGCTGTCGCCGGTGATCGATCAGCTCGCCGCGCGCGGGGATCCGTTGGCCAACAACCTGCGCGGCGTCCAGGACCAGCTGCGGGGCCACCAGTTCACGCCGCAGATCCGCCAGCACCTCACCGATGCGCAGAACGCCGCGATCGCGATGACCTCCGCGCTGCGCACACCCGGCAGCCCGCTGGGATCGGCGCTCGACCAGGTCGGCAACAAGGGCCAGGAGCTGACGAACAAGCTCACCCAACTGCGCAACGGAGCCCAGCAGCTGGCTTCGGGTAATGCCGAATTGGCAAGCGGGATAGCTAAACTCGACGACGGTGCACACCAGCTCAAGCAGGGATCGGGCGAGCTGGCGACGAAACTGGCCGACGGGGCCAAGCAGCTGCCCAACTGGACGACTCAGCAGAAGGATGCGGTCGCCGATACCATCGGCGGCCCGGTGCAACTCAAAGCCTCGCACGAGAACGCCGCGCCCAACTTCGGCACCGGGATGGCCCCGTTCTTCCTGACGCTGGCCCTGTTCTTCGGCGCGTTGGTGCTGTGGATGGTGCTGCGGCCCTTGCAGAGTCGCGCGATCGCCGCGGAGGTGCTCGAGATCCGCGTGGTGCTTGCCAGCTACCTGCCGGCCGCCGCGATCGCGTTGTTCCAGGCGATCATTCTCTACAGCGTGGTCCGGTTCGCCCTCGGCGTGCACGCGGTGCACCCCGTGGCGATGCTGGGGTTCATGATCCTCATCTCCGCCGCGTTCGTGGCCGCGACGCAGGCGATCAACGCGCTCGTGGGCCCGGCGGTCGGGCGCGTGCTGATCATGGCCTTGCTCATGCTGCAGCTCGTCAGTGCCGGTGGGCTGTACCCGGTGGAAACCACGTCGCGACCGTTCCAGATCCTGCATCGCTTTGACCCGATGACCTACGGCGTCAACGGCTTACGTCAGCTCATCCTCGGTGGCATCGACGCGCGGCTCTGGCAGGCGGTCATCGTGCTTGTCGCGATAACGGCTGTGGCGCTGGCGATCTCATCGCTGTCCGCGCGGCGAGACCGCGTCTGGAATCTCAGCAGGCTGATCCCAGCGATCAAGATGTAG
- a CDS encoding amidohydrolase family protein, translating to MTTIERFESTTEQHDEIAVTIVDTDVHPLPVSAEVLKSYAPPEWVDKIWPTGNGVAPIPHFYDTPDSYKTSSLRMDSWPPDGGVAGSDPDFAAQQLLVDAGVSIASLEPMCDAQLPQAEHVLKSTYNDWLADVWLDKHNTHGRWRGSISVSAQTPALAAREVERWAGHPYLAQVLMTPQTRGIPFGSPHFDPLYDAASRHGLPISTHLMGQTPFELIPIYPVGNPAHWHDFFASWPLLYVSHLMSLVFDGAFDRHPDLRVVFIEGGFTWAMPVMSRMDRIWEARRGDLPQVRRRPSDYVREHVRFTTQPLEDVDTVEFREYLEMMDLGDNLMFSTDYPHWSYDAPAYAINRFPAAQRERIMRGNAMALYGLPSTVRALPGERPDAPEG from the coding sequence ATGACGACCATCGAACGGTTCGAATCGACCACGGAGCAACACGACGAGATCGCGGTCACCATCGTCGACACCGACGTGCACCCGCTGCCCGTCTCGGCCGAGGTGCTCAAGTCCTATGCGCCGCCGGAGTGGGTGGACAAGATCTGGCCGACCGGCAACGGCGTCGCGCCGATACCGCACTTCTACGACACACCCGATTCGTACAAGACGTCGTCGCTGCGCATGGACTCGTGGCCGCCGGACGGCGGGGTCGCGGGCAGTGACCCGGATTTCGCGGCGCAGCAATTGCTGGTCGACGCCGGCGTCAGCATCGCGTCGCTGGAGCCGATGTGCGACGCGCAGCTGCCGCAGGCCGAGCACGTGCTCAAGTCGACCTACAACGACTGGCTGGCCGACGTATGGCTGGACAAGCACAACACGCACGGTCGCTGGCGCGGGTCGATCAGCGTCAGCGCGCAGACACCGGCGCTGGCGGCGCGCGAAGTCGAACGCTGGGCGGGACATCCCTACCTGGCCCAAGTGCTGATGACGCCGCAGACGCGCGGAATCCCGTTCGGGAGCCCGCATTTCGATCCCCTCTACGACGCCGCCTCGCGCCACGGCCTGCCGATCTCCACGCACCTGATGGGCCAAACGCCCTTCGAATTGATCCCGATCTACCCGGTCGGCAACCCCGCGCATTGGCATGACTTCTTCGCGTCCTGGCCGCTGCTGTATGTCTCGCACCTGATGAGCCTGGTGTTCGACGGTGCGTTCGATCGGCATCCTGACCTGCGGGTGGTCTTCATCGAGGGCGGCTTCACGTGGGCGATGCCGGTGATGTCCCGAATGGACCGGATCTGGGAAGCCCGTCGCGGCGACCTGCCCCAGGTGCGGCGTCGCCCGTCGGACTATGTGCGCGAACACGTCAGGTTCACCACACAGCCACTCGAGGACGTCGACACCGTCGAGTTCCGCGAGTACCTGGAGATGATGGACCTCGGCGACAACCTGATGTTCTCGACGGACTATCCGCACTGGAGCTACGACGCGCCGGCCTACGCGATCAACCGGTTCCCCGCCGCCCAACGCGAGCGGATCATGCGCGGCAACGCGATGGCGCTGTACGGGCTGCCGTCGACGGTCAGAGCGCTCCCCGGTGAGCGGCCCGACGCCCCGGAAGGGTGA
- a CDS encoding cytochrome P450 gives MTLGTDPVTLDTSGETSPYPYFEYMRRTDPVWHGTFMDSSQLPEELRPRDEWVLFGYDGVFQAFRDDRTFTSANYDKTIGLVMGHTILAMGGKEHHDHRSLVAKAFRATALERWEPSVIGPVCNQLIDEIKYQGHADLVKALTFEFPTRIISVLLGLPPEDLDMFRRLSLDLISIPTDIVAGLNAAAELHGYFLNQVEQRRRKRTDDIIGDLVAAEIDGEKLTDDAIIAFLRLLLPAGLETTYRSSGNLLYLLLTHPEQLALVDRDRSLIPMAIEEGLRVETPLTMVMRTTTEEVEIGGKTVPADTQVDLCMGSANRDESRWTDPNTFDIRRPRQAHIAFAGGIHMCLGMHLARLETQVMLNSLLDRITDVTFVPDDGTGEEAKIVGLTFRSPNKLPVTFTPVA, from the coding sequence ATGACGCTCGGCACCGACCCCGTCACTCTCGACACCAGCGGTGAAACCAGCCCCTACCCCTACTTCGAATACATGCGGCGCACCGATCCGGTATGGCACGGCACGTTCATGGACTCCTCGCAGCTGCCCGAGGAGCTGCGGCCCCGCGACGAGTGGGTCTTGTTCGGCTACGACGGGGTGTTCCAGGCCTTTCGGGACGACCGGACGTTCACCTCGGCCAATTACGACAAGACCATCGGGCTGGTCATGGGCCACACCATTCTGGCGATGGGCGGCAAGGAACACCACGACCATCGCAGCCTGGTGGCCAAGGCCTTTCGGGCCACGGCGCTGGAACGCTGGGAGCCCTCGGTCATCGGGCCCGTCTGCAATCAGCTGATCGACGAGATCAAATACCAGGGTCACGCCGATCTGGTGAAGGCGTTGACGTTCGAATTCCCCACCCGGATCATCTCGGTGCTGCTCGGGCTGCCGCCGGAGGATCTCGACATGTTCCGGCGGCTCTCGCTGGATCTGATCTCCATCCCCACCGACATCGTGGCGGGCCTCAATGCCGCGGCGGAGTTGCACGGTTACTTCCTCAACCAGGTCGAGCAGCGCCGCCGCAAACGTACCGACGACATCATCGGCGATTTGGTGGCCGCCGAGATCGACGGGGAGAAGCTCACCGACGATGCCATCATCGCGTTCCTGCGCCTGCTCCTGCCCGCCGGGCTGGAGACGACCTACCGCTCGTCGGGCAACCTGCTGTACTTGCTGCTGACCCACCCCGAGCAGCTGGCCTTGGTGGACCGGGACCGGTCGCTGATCCCGATGGCGATCGAGGAGGGCCTGCGGGTCGAAACCCCGCTCACCATGGTCATGCGCACCACCACCGAGGAAGTCGAGATCGGCGGCAAGACCGTACCGGCCGACACGCAGGTCGACCTGTGCATGGGCTCGGCCAACCGGGACGAAAGCCGATGGACCGACCCGAACACATTCGACATCCGGCGACCGCGCCAGGCCCACATCGCGTTCGCCGGCGGGATCCACATGTGCCTCGGAATGCACTTGGCGCGCTTGGAAACTCAGGTAATGCTGAACAGCCTGCTCGACCGCATCACGGATGTGACATTCGTTCCCGACGACGGAACCGGTGAGGAGGCCAAGATCGTCGGTCTCACCTTCCGCTCGCCCAACAAGCTGCCGGTGACCTTCACCCCCGTCGCATGA
- a CDS encoding Zn-dependent alcohol dehydrogenase translates to MRSRAAILHDVGGPWSVEEFELDAPRAGEVLVEMAAAGLCHSDDHILKGDMAAPNETLRKLGLPTMFPTIGGHEGSGIVRDVGDGVTEFEPGDHVVMSFVAVCGQCRWCASGMEYICDMGASVMTPGMPTDGTFRHHTAEGKPLGHIAKVGAFAEHTVVSTNSLVKIEPHLPLAPSALLSCAIPTGFGSVANRSNMRVGDTVVVIGVGGIGTGAVQGARVGGAAQIVAVDPVDFKQNSALQFGATHTAATAQEALDLVRDLTYGVMADAVVVSPSLITPADVRDAVKLTRKGGTCVLTGMTSQLTASVKIDLQDFILMNKTLAGTVFGSCNPRADVFRLARLYQTGQLQLDEMITRRYRLDDINDAYDDLRNGKIVRGIVDYGIE, encoded by the coding sequence ATGAGAAGCCGCGCGGCGATCCTGCATGACGTCGGCGGACCCTGGTCCGTCGAGGAATTCGAGCTCGACGCGCCCCGGGCGGGGGAAGTTCTGGTCGAGATGGCCGCGGCCGGCCTGTGCCATTCGGACGACCACATCCTCAAAGGCGATATGGCGGCGCCCAACGAGACGCTGCGGAAACTTGGGCTGCCCACCATGTTCCCCACCATCGGCGGTCACGAGGGCTCGGGCATCGTGCGCGACGTCGGGGACGGCGTCACCGAATTCGAACCTGGCGACCACGTCGTGATGTCGTTCGTCGCGGTGTGCGGGCAATGCCGCTGGTGCGCCAGCGGCATGGAGTACATCTGCGACATGGGGGCAAGCGTCATGACGCCCGGCATGCCGACCGACGGCACCTTCCGCCACCACACCGCCGAGGGTAAGCCGTTGGGCCACATCGCCAAGGTGGGCGCATTCGCCGAACATACTGTCGTGTCGACGAATTCGCTGGTGAAGATCGAGCCGCACCTGCCGCTGGCGCCGAGCGCGCTGTTGTCCTGCGCGATCCCGACCGGGTTCGGTTCGGTCGCCAATCGTTCCAACATGCGGGTGGGCGATACCGTCGTCGTGATCGGCGTCGGCGGTATCGGCACGGGCGCGGTGCAGGGCGCCCGCGTTGGCGGTGCCGCGCAGATCGTCGCGGTGGACCCCGTAGACTTCAAGCAGAACTCGGCCCTGCAGTTCGGCGCCACCCACACCGCGGCGACGGCGCAAGAGGCACTGGACCTGGTGCGCGACTTGACCTACGGCGTGATGGCCGATGCGGTCGTGGTGTCCCCGTCGCTGATCACGCCCGCCGATGTGCGCGACGCGGTGAAGCTGACCCGCAAGGGTGGGACCTGTGTGCTCACCGGCATGACCTCGCAGTTGACCGCGTCAGTCAAGATCGATCTGCAGGACTTCATCCTGATGAACAAGACGCTGGCCGGCACCGTGTTCGGTTCCTGCAACCCCAGGGCCGACGTCTTCCGGCTGGCTCGGCTCTACCAGACCGGGCAGCTCCAGCTCGACGAGATGATCACCCGGCGTTACCGCCTCGACGACATCAATGATGCCTACGACGATCTCCGGAACGGCAAGATCGTCAGGGGCATCGTCGATTACGGGATCGAGTGA
- a CDS encoding alpha/beta hydrolase codes for MTQTDVSRPQGINRIDPVLREAASELGVVEFRAETLAAEREHVNRLAAERAAAADTDGVTVESRSIPGPGGRQLNLRLYRGRVEGSSGAPLLLYAHGGAFVTGNLDTDHAQCVELARAGGCLVVSVDYRLAPENPCPAALDDVEAGFYYAVRNCAELEVDPSRLAVMGRDAGAALVAGLAQRMFDNEGPQIRMQILHQPMLDSDATPSRREFQRTPGLNGPAVSRAWGHYLGSDSASGQHVPAHRANLEGLPPTFISCSEIDPCRDEAIDYANRLLHAFVHTELHVIAATFNGFDSVVPDWVVSQENRALHAQSVRRVFAI; via the coding sequence ATGACACAAACGGATGTGAGCCGCCCGCAAGGTATCAACCGCATCGACCCGGTGCTGCGGGAGGCCGCGAGCGAACTGGGTGTCGTCGAATTCCGGGCCGAGACACTGGCCGCCGAGCGTGAGCATGTCAACCGATTGGCCGCGGAGCGCGCGGCGGCGGCCGACACCGACGGCGTGACCGTCGAATCGCGCTCCATCCCCGGTCCGGGCGGCCGGCAGCTGAACCTGCGGCTCTACCGCGGCCGCGTCGAGGGCTCGTCGGGCGCTCCGTTGCTGCTGTACGCCCACGGCGGTGCCTTCGTGACCGGCAACCTGGACACCGATCACGCGCAGTGCGTGGAACTAGCCCGTGCGGGCGGCTGCCTGGTGGTCTCCGTCGACTACCGGCTGGCTCCGGAAAATCCATGTCCGGCAGCGCTCGACGACGTCGAGGCGGGTTTCTACTACGCCGTCCGCAACTGCGCGGAACTGGAGGTGGACCCGAGCCGCCTGGCGGTGATGGGCCGCGACGCGGGTGCGGCCCTGGTCGCGGGCCTGGCCCAGCGCATGTTCGACAACGAGGGTCCGCAGATCCGCATGCAGATCCTGCACCAGCCGATGCTGGACAGCGACGCCACGCCGTCGCGGCGCGAGTTTCAGCGCACCCCGGGACTCAACGGCCCCGCGGTGAGCCGCGCATGGGGCCACTACCTCGGCTCCGATAGCGCCAGCGGCCAGCACGTCCCGGCGCATCGGGCGAACCTGGAGGGGCTGCCGCCCACCTTCATCAGCTGCAGCGAGATCGACCCCTGCCGCGACGAAGCGATCGATTATGCCAACCGGCTGCTGCATGCCTTCGTGCACACCGAATTGCACGTCATCGCAGCGACATTCAACGGCTTCGACTCAGTGGTGCCGGATTGGGTTGTGTCTCAGGAGAACCGGGCGTTGCACGCCCAGTCGGTGCGCCGGGTCTTCGCCATCTGA
- a CDS encoding amidohydrolase family protein has protein sequence MVIDTCVQPHFRYNAEIRRYLSEPHRLRAIPDVERQWYQAPGGDYRQELYGEHYPGSDPETVGRHLFEDAGVDYAVLNPLTRGNIADYLLNSRICAAVNDWLVERWLEPDTTNRFLGTIRVNPEDPRGAVAEIERLAAHPKLAQVGIPMQSREPYGKPMFEPIWEAAAAHGLPVAVHINGGNGVDYAPTFAGHAHTYPGYAAFMPLNYFVHLATLIVEGVFGRLPGLKFVFTDGGYDILTPLMWRLDTFWLSMRDQTPWVDRYPSEYLPGHVRFCSSAFDGPLEPAHTQRWMNFTEKADLLMYGSGYPHWSTSEPPVAAAGLDAEQREKLLWRNASELYGLKERV, from the coding sequence ATGGTTATAGACACCTGCGTGCAACCGCACTTTCGTTACAACGCCGAGATCCGGCGCTACCTGTCCGAACCCCACCGACTCCGCGCGATCCCCGACGTCGAGCGGCAGTGGTACCAGGCCCCGGGTGGCGACTACCGCCAGGAACTCTACGGCGAGCACTACCCGGGATCGGACCCTGAGACCGTCGGCCGGCATCTGTTCGAGGACGCGGGAGTCGACTACGCCGTCTTGAATCCGCTGACCCGCGGCAACATCGCCGACTACCTGCTCAACAGCAGGATCTGCGCGGCGGTCAACGACTGGCTGGTGGAACGGTGGCTGGAGCCCGACACCACGAACCGGTTTCTCGGCACCATTCGAGTCAACCCCGAAGACCCCAGGGGGGCGGTCGCGGAGATCGAACGCCTCGCCGCTCACCCGAAACTCGCGCAGGTCGGTATTCCGATGCAGTCGCGCGAGCCGTACGGCAAGCCGATGTTCGAACCCATCTGGGAGGCGGCTGCGGCCCACGGGCTGCCGGTCGCCGTGCACATCAACGGCGGCAATGGCGTCGACTACGCACCCACCTTCGCCGGGCACGCCCACACCTATCCCGGCTATGCGGCGTTCATGCCGCTGAACTACTTTGTGCATCTGGCCACGCTCATCGTCGAGGGCGTCTTCGGCCGGCTGCCCGGCCTGAAGTTCGTCTTCACCGACGGCGGCTACGACATCCTGACCCCGCTGATGTGGCGGCTGGACACCTTCTGGCTCTCGATGCGGGACCAGACGCCATGGGTCGACCGCTATCCCAGCGAATACCTGCCCGGCCACGTCCGGTTCTGCTCGTCGGCGTTCGACGGCCCGCTGGAGCCGGCCCACACCCAGCGCTGGATGAACTTCACCGAGAAAGCCGATCTGCTGATGTATGGATCCGGCTACCCGCACTGGTCCACGTCGGAGCCACCAGTGGCGGCCGCGGGTCTCGATGCCGAGCAACGCGAAAAGCTGTTGTGGCGGAATGCAAGTGAGCTGTACGGACTCAAGGAGCGCGTCTGA
- a CDS encoding Rieske (2Fe-2S) protein — MPQRRFVCSLDELPPGGMKLVDVGKFGVGVYNVRGALYAIVNYCSHEGAPLCLGLIGGTNEPAPESPDRVRRVRDGQIVRCPWHNWEFDVTTGRNVADPRRRVRTYQVDVSDGKVFLTA; from the coding sequence GTGCCCCAGCGACGATTCGTGTGCTCCCTCGACGAGCTGCCGCCCGGCGGGATGAAGCTCGTCGACGTCGGCAAGTTCGGCGTCGGCGTATACAACGTGCGCGGCGCGCTGTACGCGATCGTCAACTACTGCTCACACGAGGGCGCCCCGCTGTGCCTGGGCCTGATCGGCGGCACCAACGAACCGGCGCCCGAATCACCTGATCGGGTCCGCCGGGTGCGGGACGGGCAAATCGTCCGATGCCCTTGGCACAATTGGGAATTCGATGTCACCACGGGCCGCAACGTCGCCGACCCGCGGCGCCGCGTCCGCACCTATCAGGTCGATGTCAGCGACGGAAAGGTGTTCCTGACGGCATGA